The genomic interval CTACGAAATCAGTAACTCCGGAAAGTCCCAAAGATCTGAACCCCGAGAGAAACATGTCTGGTGAAGAAAAACCCTTTGTCACCTTGGAAAGCCCTCAGCCGATAGAAATTCCAATTATTACACCAAACGTCGAGTCTTCGACACCCGCGAATTCGCTGGAATCAAATTCAGATGAATCTAATTTTAGTAGCACCGCTGAAGATGCTACCACCGAACCCTCGAAGGATATATCAAACGTATCTGTAACTAGTCTTCTCGCGACGCGACTATTTCCATCGGCTTCACCCCCGGTCCAAGAGGACGCAGGGGTCGACTCTTCTACCGAATCTCTGTCATCACATTCGACTCCCCTTTCTCTCCATCCAACCCCAATTCGAACGGATCCGACTCCATCTCAGTCTTCGACTCCGGCTTCGGTTTCCGAATATATGACGAGCGTTTATTATTCCGAGACAATAGTGACCTCGACGAGATtgcgcacgtatacgtacgtggttACAAAGTTGAACAGACTCGAGACGGAAGTAACTTCGTCAACTGCGGTACGACCCAAAGTGACGACCCTGACACTGACCGTACCTGTCACTGCGACCCTTCCACTCGCCGTTGTAGCGACAGAATCAACAAGTTCGTTGTTGACGACACCATCACCTTCTCCGAGAATATCACCGGCGACGGAGCCAGCATCGAAGTCTCCAAACGACCCCTCGTCACCCACGTATAACCCCGAAGTGATTGTCGACGGTgagtatcgtttttttttttttttttttttttttttttgttttggtttcGTTTCTTACCATAATTCGCTTAGGTATGTCAAGAGAACGCTAGGAACTAACACGGAGGACGATCCATGGCTTCGTGCGGGACGTTTATAAATCTTTGTACCGAGCCTTCccgagataaaaatattcggtcGTCGATCACGTACTGCGTACAAATGATCcgctgagttttttttttttttttcgaaaagtaaGGGCTCATGTGCGCGCGTATGGACTTGCGTTGTTTTTGGAATGAGCCGAATGATCAGATatacaggggaaaaaaatctttgtacAATATTAATTTCACTTTCTTATCCGTGTTCAatggtacgtatgtatgtatcccCTTACAtggtacgtatatgtataccatttGTTCCTGTAATATACATGctcgtatacatatctacatTCGTGTTACGAATACTAATATATCTTACGCAccattaaaataatttctgaaatttgttCGATAACTCCGTTCGGTTGCATCTCCAACTACGCGGATGATTCTCAATTGGCTTTTGGTATTCTAATCaacaataattgaagaaaagggACTTTTTCCATCCAGCTGTAATTTATTCTACGCCTTTAATCCACCTACTCGCGTGTCTCCAACCACGCGCTGTgtaaatacatacaatattaCGCCTAATTGTAAGTCAAACGGAGAATTAATAATCTATTGTAAATACCTATGCGCTGTTTCAAAATCCTCGACTCGCGTCGATTCTACCATTGAAACCTTTGTTCTGTCCCGTCCATTCTTAATTGTCATAGCCTATTTTATGAAGAGGAATGAAAACTGGCGAAATATAAAAACACAATTTTACCGGGGACAGATGATAATGCGACTGAAGATCCGGAAGACGATGAACAGGGTAGACGTTTTAATCTAGCGACGCGAAAAATGTCCAACGGGGTAGAGGTGATCGTCGCCGGACCGACGCAGCTCCACGTGCCGAGGTGGGAATCGGCGAGTCCCCCCGCGACGCTGACGTTATCCGACGCTGTCATGATGTTAATGCCGCGAGACAAGCCTCAGGAATTTGTGACGAAGACATGCGCAACGACTTTCACCTACTTGACGACCTTCACCGACCAGGACGGCTCGGCTAGGGTCTCAACTCAACATGAGGTGAGTACATAGCTCATCGGTGACAACGAGCAATTCGTAATAATCGCCAAATCCCACGCCACAATTACAGGTCGTCTACAACACCGCAACAGAGGAAAGACATATCACCGATCCCGCCATCCCGGGGGTCGGTTTCACCCTTGAAGCTTCACCGACACTCGGCACCAAGGTCTTCGAAACTACATACGCTTATCTCGACCTTCCCGTCGAGAGCCGCGCTACGACTGTCATCAAAAACACCGTCACGGCACCACAAAAATATCTGGACCTCGTCCTCGAACCATCCGAAGCACCTCCGCCGGAAACCAATACTTACCTAAGCACAAGAACTCTGGAAAGAACGATCACCGAGAATGGCAAGGCGACGGTTCATTCGATGAACGATGTCGTCACTCGGGTGTGTAAAATAGAATAACGATTCCCGTGATTGAACGTCGAAAAAATCTTCATAGTTAcgttatttcactttttagcTAGTTGTTACCGGGTCTGCGGGATCCCCACGCTCAACAACGAGTAGCGACGGAGCTGGAACGGAATCTACTCCGACGAAAAAAGGGTCGTCAATGTCAGAGGATCTGGAACCTGAGATCGTCAAGACGTACTACGTAACGTATAGTTACTACAGTACGTTTTTGGAACAAGGCAGCACGGTGATCAAGACGAACGTCGCCACGTCTTCTGACGTTGTGACAGAGAAAGGCCCCGTGAGAAAAACCACCGGTATAAGTGAAACGACGTCGGAGGTTGAGAGCCCCGCAACTTCCGAAACCTCCGTGACCCCCGTGATCCTCGAAACTCCTACGATTCCCGCGAATACAGAACCGATCCAGATATTTGCCACTAAAACGTATCTGACGACTTTCACTTACTTCACTACTTTGCTGCAGGTATATTATCCGAGATTCGTTCGGATAAGTTGATCGGTGGAAAACCtgaggtaattttttattttcatttctttggaCTTCAGGCTGGCGAAGACGGCGAAACTTCGACGACGGTTTCATCCCGATCCCGGATCGTAGAAAATGTGGTAACGGAATCCATTACGCCTAGTCTTTTGAACGCGGGGTACATGAACGTCCTTTTGACTACATCCCAGTCTCAGAAATCTGCAATACCGGCAGATAAGCCTACCGAAGCGAATCAGGTCAACAATGTGGTAACAGGCTCAACGATCATCTTCTTCGACGAGGAAGACCGAATCGATCCAACTTCTACTTCTACGACATCAGTTTTCCCTGCAACGGAAACTGTTGACAAATCGTCAGTCTCACCTGGACCCGAAACTCGTCCAACGACTCCGCCAACGACCGCAGAGGATACAAAGGTTGTTATGAAATTCCTATCCtaaaaagttgatgaccaATTGAAACTTTGAATACGAGATGAAAACTCGGAATCCGGGATGAACGTAGTGTTTCTAAATTCGTACGGCGAGTTGAGCGCGTACCGATTCGTTAGTGCCGTTGCATTTTGCTTGCGATAAGTCAAATTTACCAAATGCTAACGAGTTatggattttcaattaaatcgaGAGTTGCCAAACCAGAAAAACTccaagcctatagccttagattGTTTTCATAATTCGTGTCGcaattcgacattttttttaggGTTTTCGACGGTTTTTTTAGGATATTCTCAGATATTTTAATTtcgggaatccaaatctgaaagccaacttgattcatctataaaattgatcaagttatcgtcaatttatcgcgctgaaatgtgaaaaatcaaggatatctcgataggaTTTATCGCCAActtaatttcattgacggctaTCTCATGCTTtagtgattctttttttaaaaattgaaaaaaaaaaaattcaaacacggTGGTTTATCAGAATaatggaattgaaatttccaaaacaCGTTTACGTGGtcatgtcttttttttctaacacaaTGGATAAAACGAAATGCGATGCGCGAGAAGCGCGAGCATGCAACGCTAGTTACTTACGAATTTCAAACGATGCCGATTACTGAGCGGgtgtgaaaaatgtaaaccTTTTGTTCCGTCAAAGCAGGATCCTGAGACGAGTACGGATGCTCCCGCTGACAACAACGGCTCTTTCGGCTCTCTCGGTCCCTTCGGTTCTTTCGGAATCAACGGTCTTTCCGCTTTGGGTCCGGTGATCACAGCAATGGCCGGTCTCCTTCAAGGAAAAACATCCGCAACCCGTCGAAATGATACCGCCGAAGACGCTCAGGATCACCAAGACACGACTACCCAAAGATCTCCGATCTACATACCAGTCTCGGAATTCGCAGACGGTGATATCGAGACCGCCGAGAGCCAGAATATCGGTAAATGGAGATTCGTCTAGTccctaaaatcgaaaaattgatcaaacccctgtgtacatgtataatctTTCCTTCAGGCAATCGTTTGGCAAACTTGAATCGCAACTATATCCCAGAAACGCGTCACAAATCTTCGGCTAGTCTAGCAAATGGTATTCCGATCTCTCCTGGAGAAGTTATAACCGCAAATAGCGATGTCATAATCGGGAAACCCGGGAGGATCGGTGGGCCTAGACCACCACATACTTATAACCGAGAGGATGAACATATGGGCATCAGACCACCGCCGCCTCCGTCACAAGCACTTCTCCAACCGGTTCGTCCCCATGTCCATAGGGCAACTCCTGACCACCATGAAACTCAGGTGCAAATCCTTCCAGCGCGGCAGGTTTTTGAAGAACATTTACAAGTGCCAATTAAGTATGGGAGTTCTAGTGAACCTCAACAGAATCAAGCGATACAAAAACATCCGCAGAGGCTTATTTTGAGGACGGATCCGGGACACGATGTCATGGTGAACGATCCGCTCCTCAAACCACCAGCTTCTCCTGGATTATCGAAAGAACGAGGAAAACCGCATTCCAATACCGATCGTAATCCGGTACCAGACCCCAATGAGCCCGTTTGGAGTCCAGAGAAATATAGAAGACCCTGGAGCCCCAAGGATCCGCTGAAACCAGTCGAGTCTCAGGACATTCGCACATCGTCCAGCGGCAGTCAATGGATAAGGAACGACTCGGAAGAGGCAGCATCGACACCTCTGAAGGTAAGAGACATCTGGAAAGAAATACGAATGGCGATTTCtgattgaaaatatgtatCGTGATCTCAGGTACACGGTTCCTTGGGCAGACCGGATTCCTGGCCACAGAACCACGATCACAAATCTTCagagaagattgaaaaatacgAGAGACCGCCATGGGCTGAAAAAGATACCCTGGCACCTGGGAATACCATCCATGTTGATGGCTCCTTGACGCAGCCAAAAGCACCGGAACCAACTAGTATAATTCGTCAGGTGGTGCCTCACGTCATCGACAGGGACACAGGACAACCTCTACTCGTCAATATTCAGCCCAGTCAAGTCGCCAACGTTGTAATACCCCAGGGTGGTAACCAGGCTCTTATTTTCGGAGACACCAACGAACCCCATATCACTGGCCAATATTTCGACGACCCTTCACCCTACCCTGAACCGGAAGTCGCGCCGGGCTTTGCCGGCGTTCAAAAGGTGCGCTTTCGAAAATCCGTCGATTcgctttttataattttttctttttaagaaTGCAACTGAGATTTTCTATTTACCCAACAGATCGAACATTCCCCGCAATATTTCGGCCCGGACAATCCATCCGAATATATGGTGCCTCCGCCTACACcacaaatcaattttaaaccgtTACCACAACCTCCCGGTACTCGTTCCCCGGGGCATTACGATCGTCCTGGACACCTCCACTCGGAAATCTCGCAACGGCCGGGGCCATCAATGGTGAAAGACTACGGGCAGCGGAGACCAGGAGCCCCACCATCGTCACCTCCGAGAAGAACCGAGGTCGAGACACCGCCGCATCGTTACATTCTGCTCGGCAAACCTTCGGGAGATTCAAGGCCGGCGAATGAGATCCGGGGTGACGGTGTgtcctggaaattgaaaaccgACCGAAAACCCGTCGTTCCGCAACCTACGGCACAGTCGCGACCCCAAGGACATTTCGGAGCGACGCAAATCAGACCGACTGCGAAGCCTCACAACCGCGATGTCTATTTGGGAAGACCAGGAGTTTATCCGATCAGGAAACCACAGTACCCATCCATGCAACCGCCTACTCCGCCAACTTCTTATAGACCACATACCAAAAAGCCAGACACGAATCTTGTGCCACCGAATTGGACTCCGCCTAAAACAACATTTAACAGGGAACAGACGCAGGGCGGACAGGAAACTGCGAATGATGTTAGCATCACTGTTTTGGGTAGCGTTTCTTCAAACAACGAAGAAACGATCACGTCTCAAATTCTACATCCGCCGCCGGTAAGGGTAATTGTTTTCAATGTAATCTATAGGGTATCAATTTAGGGATAGAAAATCGCTtactgtatcttttttttttttttcaatttgtcttTGATTCAGTTCCAGGTGAATATTATTCCCGCTGACACGTCAAACGATAATCACCTGGAGAAGATTGATCCAGGCACCTCAGGATCTACCGAGTCGCTCCCTGTGCAACAAAGTACGGGAGAAAATTTGCCAACGGGTGCTGTCGAGTACCACGATCCTTCGACGGATCccaaaaaaaatcccgaagaTCAGGCGTATTATCCACACCTCCTAACGGTAAAACCAGAAGTACAGAGCTTCGGGCAGATTTTACCCAATGCAGAAGATGACCGCGTCCCTGAGATCTGGAAGGTCAATACCCAAACCGAACGTTCAACACTGAACAACGATTCGGAGATTGGCGAGTCCCAGCCTGTGGGAGTTCAGACACATCCGCCAATGAGAGGAGACATGACCCCTGAACCAGACACGGACGACGATAAATCTGAGGAGTTCGATTTTCCTGGAAATTTTGTTACGCCTGGGACGAAAGACAGTTTCGGTGGGGTTGGGTCCGTGACAACTGTTGTCGGAAAACCTCTTGAAGTTGAACAAGGTATCGGGTACGGGCAACAGCAACGGCAACCGGGCCAAGACAACTTTCCGCCTAGTAAAGGATCGCCTTTTACCCACCACGAGAGAGAACCGGCGATAGTTCAGGGTGTTCCTTTCCGCCAGGATCCACATGAGGTCAAGAGACCTTACGAAGGCCCCATGATCGTCAAAGGTAAACCATTCGGGGTCTACGTAGATGGTCATGTGAATGTTGTCAGGCCATACGGTGTTTACGATCAGCGAGAAACGCGACGGCCTACCGTCAATCACGACGTAGTCCAGGGTGTTCCATTCGGACATCATGGaaacgaaaaagtgaaacCACAGGCAACCGTCCACGAGGTTCCGCCCCCACCACCGCAGCGCAATGAAAACGGTAAGCCCTCGACCTTGAATCCGGTGGATCGCGGTGACGCGATGGATCTGAAGCCACCACCGGTCACGGTCGTTTTTCAACAACAGCATCAAGGTCAGGGATCATTCGGGACCAACATGAGAGTACCTACCATTGAAAATAACCGACCCGAACCGACGTATACGAGACAGGAAATTCCGACCATGCCGCAACCTCCATCCCCTGAACTTTCGCCGCCAGCAAAACCCTCGACTAACAAAGATTTCGATGTCGTGACCGGAAACAGATCACAACCTAGTCTAATCACGGGCTCTGGAAATTATTACGAAGACGAAAATGGTTCCGAATTGAATTTGGCAGAGTCAAATTATCAAATACCTCACCTGGTTGTTTCCAGTGGTCAATCTAGACCGGAAGAAACGGTCGGATCTTTCCCTCAGCGTCGTCCGACGTTCTCTCAAGATGTCGTCACGGGACCCAGACCCACGTCTGTCGGTCATTCCCAGCAACCGAACGATCGCGATGACCTTGAGTTTTCCATGCCAGTAGAAAACACCGGAGATGATAACGGGGATAGCGATACGCAGACCGAACGACCCCCGAGCATGTTTTCAGGGACCACTAGAAAAACACCAACGCAATCGACCGAGTTGTCGACGAATCTTGCCGCACCTAAACCAGCTGGTGAAATCCAAAAACATCGAGAAGTTCCGACCAATGTTCGTGATCCCCTTGCGACCAAGGAGCCTACTCCAACGTCTCAATCTAGGCAGAGACCGAGGGTTCCGTACCGCGATATGATGCCACCGCCTTTAAGACCCGCTGTTGGTTTTCATGGGAACAAGGCAAGCGGAAACGAACACTCTGGTCAGAACGAGGGTCTCGAACCACCGCCACTGCCTACGGATGTCGTGGGCAtgtcaccaccaccaccgaaaTATAATCCACCGGAGGAGACTACCACCGTTGCCACGAGACCTTTCCTCGTCGAGCTTCTGTCCCAGGTAAATACGGagcctctttttctttcgtttaatttACGTTACTCACTTACGTTTGCGTCGAATGAATTTATCTTTGATTACAGGACATGGTCCCCCCAGCTCCATTCGCGGCAAATAAGTCGCATCCGATGCAAGATGTGGTGACCGTACAACCAGCTGTTACGGTATCCGGTTCCGTTCGAAAAGCGACCGCATTAGCAAAGCCTCACGTACCTTTTGCTCAAGACGTGGACGACGCGATTCCTGTTGTCCACGGAACCGTCGACCTGCCCGTTATTATCGAAATGCACGGACCTCGGCCTCTCCAACCCCCCAGCTTGGCACCGGAAACCAAAAAGTCCGAAATCGTCAGTATTTACACCGGTAGACCCTTCGAGTCGAAACCGATTTCCAAGTACGTTACTTCGATAACTAAGAACGAAAGATTTGATATAATCGATATTGACATTATCTTGTTATTCTCGTTGCTGTAGACCATCCGTCCAGCCAACGATTATCACTGCAACTAGCTTGCCTTCGTCGTCGACGGTCGTACGACCCCTTCATACGGATGCTATAGAACCGAGTCGGACTTCCACCTACAGTGCGATCGTTCGCCCAACCAGATTGACTTCTCTCGTGGCTGAGGTTATCAACGAAGATTTACCGGCGACCACCAAACGTCCCGTGCGTCCAGGATGGCCTAGGCGACCGAATAGACCTGTTTTCCTGCAGCCAAGCGAAGACATTGATACTCCATCGTCGACCGTAAAACCGACACAGTCTTTATCGAGCGTTGTCAGCTCCGTTGAAACAGTTGCAATGACAGCGAAATCTTCGTCCAAGACATACGAGGCACCACCTGCTAGAACAACAACGCGAGTAACGGAACCTGAAGTCCGAGTGACGGCCGCTCAAACTGTCAAGGAATCGTCGCACAGTGAAGCAACAACGCAGGTGAGTTATTTCGAATATCAGTGTGATCGGcacttttatttctccttcGATGAATTACCGAGTCTCGCtaatttcaaaaacttgaCGAATAGTTACCACCGAACGAAACCGACCATGAAACGGTCCTGTACGTCGTGACAACCAGACTCCCATCGGTGTCCTCGTCTACGACGAGGACTCTTTTATTGACCAGGACTCGCACGCTTACGTCAACGACGGTAGAAACGGTGACCGAAACGTTGCTGCAACCCGCAAGTCCCACGACTATTTTATCTTCCTCTACGGTGATAAGACCGATAATTCGCATTTCGGAAACACCGGGCGAAAACGAATCGATATTCGTCGTCATGAGTGATCAGAATCCCCCTGAACCAGGCGCAGAAGAGGTATATGATTTCGAGTAATCGTCGCTCGAATTATTTCGACGGAAACTACAACGTAAAACTTAACGAACGTCTCGCACAGGTCGAGGCTGAGTACGGGGACGAAGATGCGGAGGCGACCAGGGACGAACAGGATACGGGGGGTAACGAGATCCACCGCGTTTTAGCGGGAGGAATCCTCGGAGCGCCGGTATTCCCTCGGGAACCATTCGCAGGTCGGTGCGTTCCAGAATGTAGATCCTCCAAAGCTGAAGTATGCTCGGACGTCGACGGTGACAGCAAATGCGTTTGTAGACCAGGATTCGCCCGTATGTTCCCCGACCGACCGTGCAAACGTGagtgatcatttttttaatcctaaCCCATTCGactgattcgaaaaaattatcgtcatcgaTCTCCACTGAACGAGACTTGTTATCCAGCAATTTACACCTACACCTTACGCGTTGGACTGGATCGCGTTGGCCGAGATCCGGTTTCTGCGTACGCCTCAAGTTTGAATAACAAGTCATCGAACGAATACCGTAAATTAGCCGAGCCGACGAAAGAAGCTTTGGATCGTACGATGATGCAGAGTGATTTGAGGGACCTTTACAGAGGTCTGGACGTCGCTCGGTTTACGCTCGATCCGGCAGCAGGCGTGGAATTCCACGCTCAATTCAGCGAAAATGCCAACGAGACCCGCTTGAAAGAAGTCGTTCGAAAGTACCTCGTTGGGAATAACTACAGTCTCGGTGGAACCGAAGTTTACGCATCCAGAGACCTCGAAACGGTGAGTCCTGGACAAGGTGTTCGAC from Athalia rosae chromosome 6, iyAthRosa1.1, whole genome shotgun sequence carries:
- the LOC105693639 gene encoding uncharacterized protein LOC105693639 isoform X6, whose translation is MSNGVEVIVAGPTQLHVPRWESASPPATLTLSDAVMMLMPRDKPQEFVTKTCATTFTYLTTFTDQDGSARVSTQHEVVYNTATEERHITDPAIPGVGFTLEASPTLGTKVFETTYAYLDLPVESRATTVIKNTVTAPQKYLDLVLEPSEAPPPETNTYLSTRTLERTITENGKATVHSMNDVVTRLVVTGSAGSPRSTTSSDGAGTESTPTKKGSSMSEDLEPEIVKTYYVTYSYYSTFLEQGSTVIKTNVATSSDVVTEKGPVRKTTGISETTSEVESPATSETSVTPVILETPTIPANTEPIQIFATKTYLTTFTYFTTLLQAGEDGETSTTVSSRSRIVENVVTESITPSLLNAGYMNVLLTTSQSQKSAIPADKPTEANQVNNVVTGSTIIFFDEEDRIDPTSTSTTSVFPATETVDKSSVSPGPETRPTTPPTTAEDTKQDPETSTDAPADNNGSFGSLGPFGSFGINGLSALGPVITAMAGLLQGKTSATRRNDTAEDAQDHQDTTTQRSPIYIPVSEFADGDIETAESQNIGNRLANLNRNYIPETRHKSSASLANGIPISPGEVITANSDVIIGKPGRIGGPRPPHTYNREDEHMGIRPPPPPSQALLQPVRPHVHRATPDHHETQVQILPARQVFEEHLQVPIKYGSSSEPQQNQAIQKHPQRLILRTDPGHDVMVNDPLLKPPASPGLSKERGKPHSNTDRNPVPDPNEPVWSPEKYRRPWSPKDPLKPVESQDIRTSSSGSQWIRNDSEEAASTPLKVHGSLGRPDSWPQNHDHKSSEKIEKYERPPWAEKDTLAPGNTIHVDGSLTQPKAPEPTSIIRQVVPHVIDRDTGQPLLVNIQPSQVANVVIPQGGNQALIFGDTNEPHITGQYFDDPSPYPEPEVAPGFAGVQKIEHSPQYFGPDNPSEYMVPPPTPQINFKPLPQPPGTRSPGHYDRPGHLHSEISQRPGPSMVKDYGQRRPGAPPSSPPRRTEVETPPHRYILLGKPSGDSRPANEIRGDGVSWKLKTDRKPVVPQPTAQSRPQGHFGATQIRPTAKPHNRDVYLGRPGVYPIRKPQYPSMQPPTPPTSYRPHTKKPDTNLVPPNWTPPKTTFNREQTQGGQETANDVSITVLGSVSSNNEETITSQILHPPPVRFQVNIIPADTSNDNHLEKIDPGTSGSTESLPVQQSTGENLPTGAVEYHDPSTDPKKNPEDQAYYPHLLTVKPEVQSFGQILPNAEDDRVPEIWKVNTQTERSTLNNDSEIGESQPVGVQTHPPMRGDMTPEPDTDDDKSEEFDFPGNFVTPGTKDSFGGVGSVTTVVGKPLEVEQGIGYGQQQRQPGQDNFPPSKGSPFTHHEREPAIVQGVPFRQDPHEVKRPYEGPMIVKGKPFGVYVDGHVNVVRPYGVYDQRETRRPTVNHDVVQGVPFGHHGNEKVKPQATVHEVPPPPPQRNENGKPSTLNPVDRGDAMDLKPPPVTVVFQQQHQGQGSFGTNMRVPTIENNRPEPTYTRQEIPTMPQPPSPELSPPAKPSTNKDFDVVTGNRSQPSLITGSGNYYEDENGSELNLAESNYQIPHLVVSSGQSRPEETVGSFPQRRPTFSQDVVTGPRPTSVGHSQQPNDRDDLEFSMPVENTGDDNGDSDTQTERPPSMFSGTTRKTPTQSTELSTNLAAPKPAGEIQKHREVPTNVRDPLATKEPTPTSQSRQRPRVPYRDMMPPPLRPAVGFHGNKASGNEHSGQNEGLEPPPLPTDVVGMSPPPPKYNPPEETTTVATRPFLVELLSQDMVPPAPFAANKSHPMQDVVTVQPAVTVSGSVRKATALAKPHVPFAQDVDDAIPVVHGTVDLPVIIEMHGPRPLQPPSLAPETKKSEIVSIYTGRPFESKPISKPSVQPTIITATSLPSSSTVVRPLHTDAIEPSRTSTYSAIVRPTRLTSLVAEVINEDLPATTKRPVRPGWPRRPNRPVFLQPSEDIDTPSSTVKPTQSLSSVVSSVETVAMTAKSSSKTYEAPPARTTTRVTEPEVRVTAAQTVKESSHSEATTQLPPNETDHETVLYVVTTRLPSVSSSTTRTLLLTRTRTLTSTTVETVTETLLQPASPTTILSSSTVIRPIIRISETPGENESIFVVMSDQNPPEPGAEEVEAEYGDEDAEATRDEQDTGGNEIHRVLAGGILGAPVFPREPFAGRCVPECRSSKAEVCSDVDGDSKCVCRPGFARMFPDRPCKPIYTYTLRVGLDRVGRDPVSAYASSLNNKSSNEYRKLAEPTKEALDRTMMQSDLRDLYRGLDVARFTLDPAAGVEFHAQFSENANETRLKEVVRKYLVGNNYSLGGTEVYASRDLETVDAMDFDECATEEGGPHHDCSPHAACFNLRGSYQCSCQEGWADLSDNLPAYPGRVCSQAPLGCAACNNKGLCVVNTNGQEVCECFPWHSGQRCQVNLKVLLIALVTTGIVLLGLLGACVGLACLGRPGRRSGHRFSDRRAIIPGGAGGGDTSSEGSAADLATIPHHVPHVLPAPPQTVAPAPPSKRPKRSVASFAPSIPGIPAHSRGAPPVNRPRDSVRSKGGAVNTDEQRDRSLTVMIPRAKYRSAPQSPQSPSSFKPPVGNLAADERKLLNYLEGGPRPETRKPSLVGVKRDSVCKEIILDQQQGTRASPAGGHLPVGALVSAGFQVSATVTRPADAESTLARSCGETTVETSTKILRNSDILRGDLCSTLARSCGETTIQAPTKLSRVDLGEAGSTLARSCGETTIQPPTKMTEDHRSSREPRDNASDGHTMAERDVGGTLRMPAQRPPFYDPDRASDRESNFDSL